A region from the Kineothrix sp. IPX-CK genome encodes:
- a CDS encoding TetR/AcrR family transcriptional regulator has protein sequence MPPRIRITQDQIINTSIGIVREKGMESLNARAIAEMIGCSVHPIFRVYKSMDGLKEEVYQETEKIYNAAMYEAMGDPDNGFLNIGLAYIEFAKREKNLFKLLFMSDAFKSKSMLEIVDSTEGDDEVLEMISRMTGLDKPFSRELYAGVWLTAHGIASMYATNNCRFSDDEIRRLLNNSFKGLMMKLKSEEGEK, from the coding sequence TTGCCGCCCAGAATAAGAATTACACAAGATCAAATTATAAATACATCCATTGGCATTGTTAGAGAAAAGGGCATGGAGAGCTTGAATGCCCGTGCAATAGCAGAGATGATCGGATGCTCCGTACATCCAATATTCCGCGTATATAAATCGATGGACGGATTAAAAGAAGAAGTTTATCAAGAGACAGAAAAAATATATAATGCAGCAATGTACGAAGCTATGGGTGATCCTGATAACGGGTTTTTAAATATAGGTTTAGCATATATTGAATTTGCAAAAAGGGAAAAGAATTTATTTAAGCTGTTATTCATGTCAGATGCATTCAAAAGTAAAAGCATGCTGGAAATTGTCGATTCAACAGAAGGTGATGATGAAGTTCTGGAAATGATAAGCAGAATGACCGGCTTAGATAAACCGTTTTCTCGGGAATTGTATGCGGGAGTCTGGCTTACAGCACATGGTATTGCATCGATGTATGCAACAAATAATTGCCGTTTTAGTGATGATGAAATAAGAAGATTATTGAATAATTCATTTAAGGGATTGATGATGAAACTGAAGAGTGAAGAAGGAGAAAAATGA
- a CDS encoding CPBP family intramembrane glutamic endopeptidase yields MMKERVRKRHPYICAIGAAFLCTFMTGLGTAIPQILNLPIEMQLIVTTIFLIFSVFISLFIMNKTGLSFIDCGFRLENKNTLRKAMYYIPLIAIEIIAILLLGFSSEITVKQYIVLLLFVIAVGFNEEIYFRGIVYNYLLVKGSKTAIIFSSIIFGLLHIANAFNGKNLAYLILQMIFAFLVGFVLAEIVNITKSLWFLIIWHALHDYIASITREDLEIKAIVVLALQVCILVIYAIIMWKANKKFDSDTTQ; encoded by the coding sequence ATGATGAAAGAACGGGTCAGGAAAAGGCATCCATATATATGTGCGATAGGTGCGGCATTTTTATGTACATTTATGACGGGATTGGGAACTGCAATACCACAGATTTTAAACTTACCAATAGAAATGCAGCTTATTGTAACTACTATCTTTTTGATTTTTTCTGTTTTCATAAGTCTGTTCATAATGAATAAAACAGGGCTGTCATTTATAGATTGCGGGTTCAGGCTGGAAAATAAGAATACACTAAGGAAAGCTATGTATTACATTCCGCTGATTGCGATAGAAATAATAGCCATATTATTATTAGGATTTTCATCGGAAATAACAGTAAAGCAATATATTGTTCTTTTACTGTTTGTGATCGCAGTAGGATTTAATGAAGAAATATATTTTAGAGGAATTGTATATAATTATCTGCTTGTAAAAGGAAGTAAAACTGCTATTATTTTTTCATCAATTATATTTGGTTTATTGCACATAGCGAATGCCTTTAACGGGAAAAATTTAGCGTACCTCATATTACAAATGATTTTTGCATTTCTGGTTGGCTTTGTTCTTGCCGAAATAGTAAATATTACGAAAAGTCTGTGGTTTCTAATTATCTGGCATGCACTTCATGATTATATTGCAAGTATAACCCGTGAAGATTTAGAAATAAAAGCGATTGTCGTATTGGCTTTACAGGTATGTATATTAGTGATCTATGCAATTATTATGTGGAAAGCGAACAAGAAATTTGACTCAGACACGACTCAATAG
- a CDS encoding helix-turn-helix domain-containing protein, whose product MDFYKIYKPITAAPFAHGPDYMEFEPCDALKPFIRCFWGSSKPYIQPETDIPTQGLVTPDTCMDIIFDVNFTENTLKGSFCGIDDSSFFTSRINDRRMELSTFAIRFYAWSAVLFSEESMKDVKNGFFNVDYHFSRLRKELYPLLFDIINIEDRIAIAERFLLQNFRPEKSNPVVMEVVYEILQRKGNIRIEQLSRDIHISGRHLERIFRENIGVSPKKFSSLIRYQYLWHDMLFRNDFNVLDAVYELGYTDQAHLVNDFKQFHTMSPQEAKGFAMKDILQKTDVKK is encoded by the coding sequence ATGGATTTTTATAAAATATATAAACCAATAACAGCCGCTCCCTTCGCACATGGCCCCGACTATATGGAATTCGAGCCGTGCGACGCGCTGAAACCGTTTATCAGGTGTTTCTGGGGCAGCAGCAAGCCTTACATACAGCCGGAGACGGACATCCCTACGCAAGGACTGGTAACGCCGGATACCTGCATGGACATCATCTTCGATGTCAATTTCACAGAAAATACTCTGAAAGGAAGCTTTTGCGGAATTGATGACAGCTCTTTCTTTACCAGTCGCATAAACGACAGGAGAATGGAACTTTCCACCTTCGCCATCCGCTTTTATGCGTGGAGCGCAGTTCTCTTCTCAGAGGAGTCTATGAAGGATGTTAAAAATGGATTCTTTAATGTGGATTATCATTTTTCCAGGCTCAGGAAAGAACTTTATCCGCTTTTGTTCGACATTATAAATATAGAGGATAGGATTGCCATTGCGGAGAGGTTCTTATTACAAAATTTCCGTCCGGAAAAAAGCAATCCTGTTGTCATGGAAGTGGTGTATGAGATTCTGCAAAGAAAAGGAAATATCAGGATCGAACAGCTTTCCCGGGACATTCACATAAGCGGCAGGCACTTGGAACGGATTTTCCGGGAAAATATAGGGGTTTCTCCCAAAAAGTTCTCCTCTCTTATAAGGTATCAGTATTTATGGCACGATATGCTGTTTCGAAATGACTTCAATGTTCTCGATGCGGTATACGAGCTTGGCTATACGGATCAGGCTCATCTTGTAAACGATTTCAAGCAGTTTCATACCATGTCCCCTCAGGAGGCGAAAGGCTTCGCAATGAAGGATATCCTGCAGAAAACCGATGTAAAAAAATAG
- a CDS encoding methyl-accepting chemotaxis protein, with translation MIGKKETEKKAQKKKAKRGLSLKVQLTAGFLIPVCMVALVGNFAYNKASKGMLDNYGESARTALQMTAKLLDFGFESVDADSIQLFNDSNITNYVSDTYKSDQNAKNDALTKAQALIATKQNSNKFIKDIIIVTADNLNDLATVTGKGDKTGFYESFMAESKETADNADKSKTWAGEHPVLDSRFGTSGDNYICSQYRMVSSKNACVVIDVSAQRIEEILSDLTLGDGSIIAFVTADGREIYSGENNGFTFSDKEYYKSGSEEESGSYSRDVEYDGKEYLFMYNKCEMNQAAVCALTPKDSLMKEALSIKNGIYLWVFLSCVVVLIVGAAIMFGISRNMGSITRRLAKVSQGDLTVDMRIRDRAEFGRLSGHIMETISNTKKLIMEVRDTSLQVNGCVGNVKQAGTELKASTEYIQGVMKEIEGGVGSQAQDAEQCLEKMDSLSDKILSTVENVKEMEGLADDTRKMIGEGTKGMDTLIAQSTEAGEITGQLSGKIKQLSEKINSIRILTDTIDEISEETTLLSLNASIEAARAGEAGKGFSVVAEAIKKLADSAKNSSEEIRKVIEAIEGVSDDTIKASGKAGRIVESQGAAVEETRRRFSDMSRNMEKLLQNISVSVRDVEGMNANRSDTLNAIESISAVSEETAASAVCVDETVNKQVHQVEQLSEATKELENKMDELLEAIQMFIV, from the coding sequence ATGATAGGAAAAAAGGAAACGGAAAAAAAGGCGCAGAAGAAAAAGGCTAAAAGAGGTCTCAGCCTAAAGGTCCAGCTTACGGCTGGATTCCTGATACCCGTGTGCATGGTAGCCTTGGTGGGGAACTTTGCATATAACAAGGCTTCAAAGGGCATGCTGGATAATTACGGGGAATCGGCGAGGACGGCTTTACAGATGACTGCCAAGCTTCTGGATTTCGGTTTTGAATCGGTGGATGCGGATTCTATACAGCTATTTAACGATTCCAATATAACGAATTATGTGTCGGATACTTATAAGAGCGATCAAAATGCTAAAAATGACGCGCTTACAAAAGCGCAGGCCTTGATAGCAACAAAACAAAATAGCAACAAGTTCATCAAAGATATTATTATCGTTACCGCAGACAATCTGAATGATTTGGCAACGGTCACCGGGAAGGGCGACAAGACCGGATTCTACGAAAGCTTTATGGCGGAGAGCAAAGAGACTGCGGACAATGCAGACAAGTCGAAGACTTGGGCGGGGGAGCACCCGGTATTGGATTCGCGGTTCGGAACGAGCGGCGATAATTATATCTGCTCCCAGTATCGGATGGTGAGCTCCAAAAATGCATGCGTGGTCATCGATGTCAGCGCCCAGAGAATTGAAGAAATATTAAGTGATTTAACCCTTGGGGATGGGAGCATCATCGCTTTTGTCACGGCGGATGGGCGGGAAATCTATTCCGGTGAAAATAACGGTTTTACTTTTTCAGACAAAGAATATTACAAGAGCGGCTCTGAAGAGGAAAGCGGCAGTTATAGCCGCGATGTGGAATACGACGGTAAGGAATACCTCTTTATGTACAATAAGTGCGAGATGAATCAGGCGGCTGTCTGTGCTTTGACGCCCAAGGACAGCTTGATGAAGGAAGCGCTGAGCATTAAGAACGGAATATATCTATGGGTATTTCTATCCTGCGTGGTGGTATTGATTGTCGGTGCGGCAATCATGTTCGGAATCAGCAGGAATATGGGAAGTATAACGAGAAGGCTTGCCAAGGTTTCTCAGGGAGATCTGACGGTGGATATGCGCATCCGTGACAGAGCGGAATTCGGCAGACTCAGCGGACATATCATGGAGACGATTTCCAATACGAAGAAGCTGATTATGGAGGTAAGGGATACCTCTCTTCAGGTAAACGGCTGCGTAGGCAATGTAAAGCAGGCGGGGACGGAGCTTAAGGCGTCTACGGAGTATATTCAGGGAGTTATGAAGGAAATCGAAGGCGGCGTAGGAAGTCAGGCGCAGGATGCAGAGCAGTGTCTTGAGAAGATGGACTCTTTGTCCGACAAAATATTGAGCACGGTAGAAAATGTAAAGGAAATGGAAGGCTTGGCGGACGATACCCGCAAAATGATAGGCGAAGGAACGAAAGGAATGGACACGCTTATCGCCCAGTCCACAGAAGCGGGAGAGATAACGGGACAGCTTTCCGGGAAAATAAAGCAGCTATCTGAGAAAATTAACAGCATACGGATACTTACCGATACTATCGATGAGATTTCCGAGGAGACCACTCTGCTTTCCTTGAACGCCTCCATAGAAGCGGCAAGGGCAGGAGAGGCAGGAAAAGGATTCTCAGTAGTGGCGGAGGCTATTAAGAAGCTGGCGGACAGTGCGAAGAACTCCTCGGAGGAAATAAGAAAGGTTATCGAAGCCATCGAAGGAGTTTCCGATGATACCATCAAGGCATCGGGAAAAGCCGGCAGAATCGTGGAATCACAGGGGGCGGCGGTAGAAGAGACGAGACGCAGGTTCTCCGATATGAGCAGGAACATGGAAAAGCTGCTGCAAAATATTTCCGTAAGTGTCCGGGATGTGGAAGGGATGAACGCCAATCGCAGCGATACTTTGAATGCAATTGAAAGCATATCAGCGGTATCGGAAGAGACGGCAGCATCGGCGGTCTGTGTGGATGAAACAGTTAACAAGCAGGTGCACCAGGTGGAACAGTTATCAGAAGCTACGAAAGAGCTGGAAAACAAGATGGATGAGCTGCTGGAAGCTATCCAAATGTTTATTGTTTAA
- a CDS encoding sensor histidine kinase: protein MKIQMFGGMKKANIKKQLYTIYFVAVILPITLIGSFLLINTYRLLTSYHRDLLESDNLRVKNILFEITTQVYNISEELAFNEDIRAILKDNYFFKKSFVQEVDALSSLDSYNTNYAEIDEIAIYADNPTLNDYKQFHYVNEEIKAQEWYQLAVKQSSVFWTPMTDTDKYGNEYWNLCLVRKVPIINSKYNAVLVIKLSDNYLKTRISSKEYETMVSVDNGPVFFSSDRSAYGKAQEVYIDYEDNYYRHVGNIQLEDEVCFVDVSTLPLYQSDSKIYISTMSGQAYSNIKSIIYICLAIIVFSISITGIIIHFFTTYFTSRVLTLRHAMHQASNEDYEITDSVNGQDELSEAFSDLEVMVQKIKRKDAEMYEASIKEKELVNEQQEMEFKMLASQINPHFLYNTLETIRMKAFTAGDREAATSIKLLGKSMRYVLENTGTAFTTLTKEIEHVMTYLTIQKMRFGDKFESFFCIADDVQTKSLYILPLLLQPIVENALLHGLEEKESGGEITISIYKNEELFFIDIGDNGRGMSELELAALRKNVEIKDVSRNKSIGLYNINQRIKLCYGKSTGIRINSELYKGTTVRIMLPLEKMKILR, encoded by the coding sequence GTGAAGATACAGATGTTCGGAGGAATGAAAAAGGCAAATATAAAGAAACAGCTCTATACCATATATTTTGTTGCCGTTATTCTTCCTATAACGCTTATCGGTTCGTTTCTTCTCATAAATACGTATAGACTGCTTACCAGTTATCACCGGGACCTGTTGGAATCTGATAATCTCCGGGTGAAAAATATACTGTTTGAAATAACCACGCAGGTTTACAACATATCCGAAGAGCTGGCCTTTAACGAAGATATAAGGGCTATTCTAAAAGACAATTACTTTTTTAAGAAAAGTTTTGTCCAAGAGGTGGATGCACTCTCTTCTCTGGACAGTTATAACACGAATTATGCAGAAATCGATGAGATAGCGATATATGCGGACAACCCTACCTTGAATGATTATAAGCAATTTCATTATGTGAACGAAGAGATAAAGGCACAGGAGTGGTATCAGCTGGCAGTCAAACAGTCAAGCGTATTCTGGACGCCGATGACGGATACCGATAAATATGGGAATGAGTATTGGAATCTCTGTCTGGTCAGGAAGGTCCCCATTATCAACTCCAAATATAACGCGGTATTGGTCATCAAGCTGTCTGATAACTATCTTAAGACGAGAATAAGCAGTAAAGAATATGAAACCATGGTTTCCGTAGACAACGGACCGGTTTTCTTCAGTTCGGATAGATCGGCCTATGGAAAAGCGCAGGAGGTCTATATAGATTATGAGGACAATTACTACCGCCATGTGGGGAACATACAGCTTGAGGATGAAGTATGCTTTGTGGATGTTTCCACGCTGCCGCTTTACCAGTCGGATTCTAAAATATATATAAGTACCATGAGTGGTCAGGCTTATTCCAATATCAAGAGCATTATTTATATTTGCCTTGCTATTATTGTGTTTTCTATTTCAATTACGGGAATTATTATACATTTTTTTACTACTTATTTTACCTCCCGGGTGCTCACGTTAAGACATGCGATGCATCAAGCCAGCAATGAAGACTACGAAATCACAGATTCTGTAAACGGGCAGGATGAGCTTTCGGAGGCCTTTTCTGACCTGGAGGTCATGGTACAGAAGATTAAGCGTAAGGATGCGGAGATGTACGAAGCCAGCATTAAGGAAAAGGAGCTGGTTAACGAACAGCAGGAGATGGAATTCAAGATGCTGGCCAGCCAGATCAATCCTCACTTTCTCTATAATACACTGGAGACCATCCGCATGAAGGCATTTACTGCAGGAGACAGAGAGGCGGCTACGTCCATAAAGCTGCTTGGGAAATCCATGCGGTACGTATTGGAAAATACGGGTACCGCCTTCACTACACTTACTAAGGAAATCGAACATGTGATGACCTATCTGACGATACAGAAAATGCGTTTCGGCGATAAATTCGAAAGCTTTTTTTGCATCGCGGATGACGTGCAGACAAAGTCGCTGTACATATTGCCTTTGCTTCTGCAGCCAATCGTGGAAAACGCCCTTTTGCACGGATTGGAGGAGAAGGAATCGGGCGGGGAAATAACAATCTCCATATATAAGAACGAGGAGCTTTTTTTTATCGATATAGGGGATAATGGAAGGGGAATGTCGGAGCTGGAGCTGGCTGCTCTTCGCAAAAACGTGGAGATTAAAGATGTGAGCAGAAACAAGAGTATCGGGTTGTATAATATCAATCAGAGGATAAAGCTTTGCTATGGAAAAAGTACAGGGATCCGCATCAACTCCGAGCTGTATAAAGGGACTACAGTACGAATTATGCTGCCTTTGGAAAAGATGAAAATTTTAAGGTAA
- a CDS encoding ABC transporter permease subunit encodes MVGSKSPKDLMGDKLFYVIRIAVLLAVIFLFVPGLNPAKVSGLINRNLSLFTSGISYSTLTEDFGRAIKKEWVQESTLQLLYISSMSICIGAAAMGAGGCMTLGSLKFKRLSALTAAIGGGLEMIGLAGIFISYNQISMTTNVKKVEPQFQSGFWIILVVAAVVLAASLLELFLLPKASKEDKYKVEAKYQLFLMFMPFIALIAVFSYLPLLGWRYAFFDYKVGDTLSMNNFVGFKWFRELLKNPATVRDIGRVLKNTLVMSGLGIATSWLPMAFAIFLSEIKNIKYRRFVQVFTTIPNFISWVLVYAIAFCIFSTDGFVSSLFVNMGIWDQGANLLMSGEHTWLKMLGWGLWKGVGWSAIIYIAAISGIDQQLYEAAKVDGAGRFQRMWHITVPGLIPTFCVLLLMAVANILSNGMDQYLVFENATNTNAIMVLDLYVYRLGIGQGSIPLTTVIGMVKSIVSVTLLFAANGISKLIRGESIV; translated from the coding sequence ATGGTAGGAAGTAAATCACCAAAAGATCTGATGGGAGATAAACTCTTTTATGTGATAAGAATTGCTGTTTTGCTAGCGGTAATATTTTTGTTTGTACCCGGCCTTAATCCGGCCAAAGTTAGCGGCCTGATCAATAGGAACCTTTCACTGTTTACATCCGGTATATCTTACTCCACACTGACAGAGGATTTTGGAAGGGCGATAAAAAAGGAGTGGGTACAGGAATCTACCCTGCAGCTACTTTATATATCGTCTATGTCTATATGCATTGGAGCTGCGGCAATGGGAGCAGGTGGATGTATGACTCTTGGCAGTCTGAAGTTCAAGAGGCTGAGTGCGCTGACTGCTGCGATCGGCGGAGGGCTGGAAATGATAGGGTTGGCGGGAATCTTTATTTCCTACAATCAGATTTCCATGACTACCAATGTTAAAAAAGTAGAGCCTCAGTTTCAAAGTGGTTTTTGGATCATACTTGTGGTAGCGGCAGTAGTTCTGGCAGCTTCTTTGCTGGAGCTGTTTCTATTGCCGAAAGCGTCAAAGGAGGATAAATATAAGGTTGAAGCAAAATATCAGTTGTTTCTCATGTTCATGCCATTTATCGCGTTAATTGCGGTATTCTCCTACCTTCCTTTATTGGGGTGGAGATATGCATTCTTCGACTACAAAGTGGGAGATACCTTGAGTATGAATAATTTCGTGGGCTTCAAGTGGTTCAGGGAATTGCTTAAGAATCCCGCTACGGTGAGGGATATTGGCAGGGTGCTTAAGAACACTTTGGTAATGAGCGGACTCGGCATAGCGACCAGCTGGCTGCCAATGGCCTTTGCTATCTTTCTATCGGAAATAAAAAACATTAAATACAGAAGATTCGTTCAGGTATTTACCACTATACCTAACTTCATAAGCTGGGTTCTGGTATACGCAATTGCTTTTTGTATTTTCTCTACGGACGGCTTTGTCAGCAGTCTGTTCGTCAATATGGGAATATGGGATCAAGGAGCCAATCTTTTGATGAGCGGCGAGCATACATGGCTGAAAATGCTTGGCTGGGGACTTTGGAAAGGAGTTGGCTGGAGTGCCATCATATACATAGCGGCAATCTCCGGCATCGACCAGCAGCTCTATGAGGCGGCAAAAGTGGACGGAGCGGGAAGATTCCAGAGAATGTGGCATATCACGGTGCCGGGCTTGATCCCGACCTTCTGCGTGCTGCTGCTGATGGCTGTGGCAAATATTTTGAGCAATGGCATGGATCAGTATCTCGTGTTTGAGAATGCTACGAATACAAATGCGATCATGGTTTTGGATTTGTATGTTTACAGGCTGGGCATCGGGCAAGGCTCTATTCCGCTGACCACGGTAATCGGTATGGTGAAATCTATTGTCAGCGTTACCCTGCTGTTTGCTGCAAATGGAATTTCTAAACTCATTCGCGGCGAAAGTATCGTATAG
- a CDS encoding carbohydrate ABC transporter permease yields the protein MARTAQEKADIKAEKRYEKKYKHSFHLKPGDIIFNILNYFVFGLFALACTFPFYYIFINTISNNDLVIKGVINFIPRGLHLSNYMALINVSDLSNAFIVSIGRTVIGTALMVAASGFVGYLVTKQEMWGRRFWYRFLIITMYFNAGLIPWFLNMQMLGLTNTFLAYIIPGIVVPYNIILVKTYIESIPAELEESAAIDGATYMTIFRKIIWPLSKPILATIAIFGAVNHWNSFTDSLILMQSAPKLYTLQHRLYIYLNTASNLKALMESGGQVSDAVLKSAMSGKVIKYTISMVTVIPILCIYPFMQRYFEKGIMLGAVKG from the coding sequence ATGGCAAGAACAGCACAGGAAAAAGCGGACATAAAGGCAGAGAAAAGGTATGAAAAGAAATATAAGCACAGCTTTCATTTAAAGCCCGGAGATATTATTTTCAATATACTTAACTACTTTGTATTTGGATTATTCGCGTTGGCGTGTACGTTTCCGTTTTATTACATATTTATCAATACAATCAGCAATAATGACCTCGTAATCAAAGGAGTGATCAATTTTATTCCAAGAGGTTTGCATCTGAGCAACTATATGGCACTGATTAACGTAAGTGATTTGTCCAATGCGTTTATTGTGTCAATAGGACGAACGGTCATTGGTACGGCACTTATGGTGGCAGCTTCGGGCTTCGTCGGCTATCTGGTAACGAAGCAGGAGATGTGGGGAAGGAGATTCTGGTACCGTTTCCTCATTATAACAATGTATTTTAATGCAGGCTTGATTCCATGGTTTCTGAATATGCAGATGCTGGGACTTACCAATACGTTTCTGGCATATATCATTCCGGGAATTGTAGTGCCCTATAATATTATCCTGGTCAAGACATACATAGAATCCATTCCGGCGGAGCTGGAAGAGAGCGCGGCGATAGACGGTGCCACCTACATGACCATATTCCGCAAAATCATATGGCCCTTAAGCAAACCGATTCTTGCGACCATTGCTATTTTCGGGGCGGTAAACCACTGGAACTCCTTTACGGATTCGCTGATCCTGATGCAGTCTGCACCGAAACTGTATACCTTGCAGCACAGACTTTATATTTATCTGAATACTGCATCCAACCTTAAGGCCCTGATGGAATCAGGAGGTCAGGTCAGTGATGCGGTACTCAAATCCGCCATGAGCGGTAAGGTTATAAAGTATACCATTTCTATGGTAACCGTTATTCCTATCCTATGTATCTATCCGTTCATGCAGCGGTATTTCGAAAAAGGTATTATGCTCGGGGCGGTAAAGGGATAA
- a CDS encoding YesL family protein codes for MKFFSVDSSLYRFLSRFLDVMKLNFLWILFSLPVVTMGASTAAAMSVALKMADDEEGYIGKDFIRAFKENWKQGTLLGIITIIAFYAVYLDFELMRASEDGSVLLLIIGIVSAFIVTMALSYSFPLIARYENTLTRSIQNSLHISRRFFGRTLLMLIVIWIEFLVLQFNEIMLFFAIVMGPGLIIFTIAAFSKRIFVMLEKEMETES; via the coding sequence ATGAAGTTTTTCAGTGTGGATAGTTCTCTCTATCGCTTTCTATCGCGATTTTTAGATGTAATGAAGTTGAATTTTCTCTGGATTCTGTTCAGTCTCCCTGTCGTAACCATGGGAGCTTCCACGGCAGCAGCCATGTCGGTAGCATTGAAAATGGCGGATGATGAAGAAGGCTATATCGGAAAGGACTTTATAAGGGCGTTCAAAGAAAACTGGAAGCAGGGAACCCTGCTGGGAATCATTACTATTATCGCGTTCTACGCTGTCTATCTGGATTTTGAATTAATGCGGGCATCGGAGGATGGCTCCGTGCTGCTTCTCATTATAGGGATCGTATCGGCCTTCATAGTGACTATGGCACTTTCTTATTCATTCCCGCTTATCGCCCGGTATGAGAACACTCTTACCAGATCTATTCAGAATTCCCTGCATATCTCGAGAAGGTTTTTCGGACGCACACTTCTGATGCTGATCGTGATCTGGATAGAATTTCTCGTCTTGCAGTTTAATGAAATTATGTTGTTTTTCGCAATCGTCATGGGACCCGGACTGATTATTTTTACGATAGCAGCCTTCAGTAAGCGTATCTTTGTAATGCTTGAGAAAGAAATGGAGACGGAATCATAA
- a CDS encoding response regulator transcription factor, with amino-acid sequence MYTVLIADDEASIREGLKYIMDWENMGFSICGETSNGEDTLQTILQTEPNLVLLDIRMPKMYGTDIIRIARENGYRGKFIILSGYSDFAYAQTAIRYGASFYLTKPIEEEELQRAVEKIKETLVAEKNRSDNIALFKSKARESIIYEVITGMYDSEQPINLTESELEELHLTSDVYQVVIYEKFSSNPSGPGYSFSELLKITNKGNHTFDYFKKGNNEVILLKGSFAINKFQDFLSHYENSCLQDGSPLDSLFLAYGHPVVSLEDIHLSYEEASALKNRRFFCIQGQHTLGFEELPDVQSLNREIDNGLLTEYSDRLTGYLLAFNRRMVAETLSGLEDYLYGVKNDISSVKLFLTDLYLRIKEKINHTYGSPDIPFPNNAEVISHIEGCHHLYEIILYISEMTDMIMNATGNPSRDTVLDDIIYYINHNFQKNIKLESIAPLFGYNSAYLGKIFNKHLGESFNSYVDHKRIDQSLGLLKEKNMKVYEISEQVGYKNVDYFHKKFKKYIGMSPAEYRKKLEDEGAL; translated from the coding sequence ATGTATACGGTATTGATTGCAGACGATGAAGCCAGCATCCGGGAAGGACTTAAATATATTATGGATTGGGAGAATATGGGCTTTTCCATCTGTGGGGAAACGTCTAACGGAGAGGATACTCTGCAGACCATTTTGCAGACCGAACCAAACCTTGTGCTCCTGGACATCCGTATGCCGAAAATGTACGGTACGGATATAATCCGCATTGCGAGAGAAAACGGATATCGGGGAAAGTTCATCATTTTAAGCGGCTATTCCGATTTCGCTTATGCGCAGACGGCCATTCGTTACGGTGCCAGCTTCTATCTCACGAAACCCATCGAGGAGGAGGAGCTTCAGCGGGCGGTGGAGAAAATCAAGGAAACTCTTGTCGCTGAAAAAAACAGGTCCGATAATATTGCACTGTTCAAAAGTAAGGCCAGAGAATCCATTATCTATGAAGTGATTACCGGAATGTACGACTCTGAACAACCTATTAATCTTACCGAATCCGAGCTGGAAGAGCTGCATCTTACCTCGGACGTTTATCAGGTAGTCATCTACGAGAAATTCAGCAGCAATCCTTCGGGCCCCGGCTATAGTTTTTCCGAACTGCTGAAGATAACCAATAAAGGGAATCATACCTTCGACTATTTTAAAAAAGGCAATAATGAAGTGATTCTTTTAAAAGGGAGTTTTGCAATCAATAAATTTCAGGATTTTTTGTCACACTACGAAAACTCCTGTCTTCAGGACGGAAGCCCCTTGGATTCCCTCTTTCTTGCCTACGGCCATCCGGTAGTATCTCTGGAAGATATACATCTTTCCTACGAAGAGGCATCAGCACTTAAAAACAGGAGATTTTTCTGTATCCAGGGACAGCATACACTGGGGTTCGAAGAACTTCCCGACGTGCAAAGCCTCAACCGTGAAATAGATAACGGACTTTTAACGGAATACAGCGACAGACTTACCGGCTATCTGCTGGCCTTCAACCGCCGCATGGTGGCAGAAACATTGTCCGGACTGGAAGACTATCTGTACGGAGTAAAGAACGACATCTCCTCTGTGAAGCTGTTTCTGACAGACCTGTATCTGCGCATCAAGGAAAAAATAAATCATACCTACGGCAGCCCTGATATCCCTTTTCCCAACAATGCGGAGGTCATTTCCCATATCGAAGGCTGTCATCACCTGTATGAGATCATTCTCTACATTTCGGAGATGACGGATATGATTATGAATGCCACCGGCAATCCTTCCCGCGATACCGTTTTGGATGATATTATTTATTACATCAATCACAATTTTCAAAAAAATATTAAACTGGAAAGCATCGCTCCGCTCTTTGGTTACAACAGTGCTTATCTGGGCAAGATTTTCAACAAGCATCTGGGCGAAAGCTTCAATTCTTATGTGGATCATAAGAGAATCGATCAGTCTCTCGGACTGCTGAAGGAAAAAAACATGAAAGTTTACGAAATTTCTGAGCAGGTGGGATATAAGAACGTAGATTATTTTCATAAGAAATTCAAAAAATATATCGGCATGAGTCCTGCCGAATATCGTAAAAAGCTGGAGGATGAAGGTGCATTATGA